Part of the Variovorax sp. PAMC 28711 genome is shown below.
AGAATTCGACCTTGCTGCTCTGCGCGCGGGCATGCCGTTGGGCGCGCTCCATAGCGATGTGGCTCTGCGCAGGCTGGAGCAGCCGGGTGTCGAGTGCGGCCTGCTGCGCCGGGTCTTGCAGCAGCGCGTCGGCCACGGCGGCGAGTTCGGCATGCCGGTGCGATCGACCGAGCACGTAGGCCACGCCCACCGCGGCGTCCGGCTGTTGCGCGCCGGACAGGCGCAGCGCGCAGCGCGTGACCGTGACCTCGCCGAGGTTGAAACGCTCGCCCGTTCCGCCTGCGCGGCCCTGCACCATGACGAGGCCGGTCTCGGGTCGGCGGAGCCACTGCGGTGCGCCGGCCGTGGCGGCCGTCGCCTCGCCGAGTGCGGATTCGAGAAGCGGCAAGGGCGTGCGCGCGAGCACCGCCATCCACTGCGCGCGTTGGAGCGGCAGGTTGGCGGGTTGACTGTCAAAGGCATGAAACATGAAGGTGCTACTCTGGAAGTTGTATAGACAAATCAGACAACTGGCGCGAGCTTAGGGAGCGCCCAAGACGGTTTCATGACAAGCACCATCAGCCCCATCGCCCCCCTTCCCGTTCGCGCACCCCGCGACAGTTTCTGGACTCGCATCGCCGCGGAACTCGCCGAAGCCATTGCGCGCGGCGTGTATCCGCCGGGGCAGCGACTGCCGTCCGAACACGCGCTCGCCGAGCAGTTCGGCGTCAATCGACACACCATCCGGCGCTCGCTCGCGAACCTCAGCAGCCAGGGCCTGCTGCGCGTCACGCAGGGCAGCGGCACCTACGTGGAGGAGTTCGCGGTCGACCTCGCGATGACGCGGCGCCCGCGACATCACCAGCGCCTGGCGCTGGCAGGCCTGCGCGGCACGCTCGAAGTCGTCGCCTCATCCACCGTGCGCGCGAACGCCGCGCAGGCGCGCGCGCTGGCGGTGCCGCTGCGCAGCAACCTGCTGTGCCTGAACGTGATCGGCCAGGCCGAAGGGCAGCCGCTGCATTACAGCGATCGTTTCTTTCCGCTGCCGCGTTTCGCCGGGCTGGAGGCGGTGGTGCGCGAGACCGGCTCCATCACCGCCGGCTTTGTCGCGCATGGCGTGGACGACTACACGCGGCGCGACAGCCGCATCACCGCGCAGATGCCCGAGCCCCATGTCGCGGTGCATTTGCGACAGTCCGCGCAACGACCGGTGCTGAGCGTGGAGAGCACCAATGTCGACCCGGCCGGCGTCCCGATCGAATACGCGCACGCCTGGTTCGCCGGCGACCGCGTCGCACTCACGGTGACCCCCGATGAATGAACCGATGACCGCGACCGCGAGAGCCGCCCACCGCTACGCCGCCTACTACGCGCCGGCGATGGGCAGCGCCTGGTGGGAATTCGGCAGCGGCTGGCTCGGCCGCTGTGCGGCGACGGGCGAGCCGCGAACGCAACCGAAGATCCCCGGCGTGCCGCCAGAGCTGCAGCGCGCGCTGACGGCCGCACCGCGTCGATACGGCTGGCATGCCACGTTGAAGGCACCCTTTGCGCTGGCGCCGGCCGTGAGTGCGGCGACGCTGCGGGATGGCATCGGCGCCCTGTGCCACGCGTGGGACGCCTTCGACCTGCCCACGCTGGAAGTCACGATGCTCGACGACTTTCTGGCGCTGGTACCGTCCACACCGAGCGTCCTGCTCGACACCGTCGCCGGTGCCTGCGTCATCGGGCTGCACACCTTCGCCGCACCCCTGTCGGCCGCCGATCTGGCGCGCCGGCGTGCCGCTGAACTGAGTGTCGAAGAAGACGCGTTGCTGGTGCGGTGGGGCTACCCGTTCGTGCTCCAGAAGTTTCGATTCCACATGTCGCTGACTGGCTCGCTGCGTGGCGTCCCGCCCGAGGTCGTCGCTGCATTGAGGAATGGCGCACAGCAAGCTGTCGAGAAGCTTCCGCCGTGTCGCTTCGATGCCATCAGCCTTTTTTCGGAGCCCGCGCCGGGCAGCGACTTCCTCTGCAAGACCCAGACGGCGCTGGGCACATGACGACGACGCTGATCTATGTGATGGGCCCGTCGGGCGCGGGAAAGGACAGCCTGCTGGCCTGGGTGAAATCGCGCACACCGCTGGCCGCAAGAATCGCGTTTGCCCGCCGGACAATCACGCGCGCCGCGCGTCCCGGTGACGAGGACCACGAGAGCGTCGACGAAGCCGCGTTCGAGCGCTTGCGCGATGGCGGCGCCTTCGCGCTGGACTGGCAGGCGAACGGCTTGCGCTACGGGATTCGCGAGACCGAACTGGTCGCGTGCGGTGCAAACGGCGTGGTCGTCGTGAACGGCTCGCGTGCCTACCTCGACGTGGCGGCCGCGCGGCACCCCGGACTGACGGTGGTGCACATCACCGCCGGGCTCGACACCCTGAAGCAGCGGCTCGCGCAGCGCGGCCGGGAAACCGCCGCGGAAGTCGAACAGCGCGTGCTGCGGTCGCTTTCGTTTCGACCGCCCTCCGGCATCTCCGTGTTCGACATAGCCAACGACGGCGCGCTGGAGGACGCCGGCGCCTCATTGCAAAAGCTCATCCTGGACGCTGCGAACGCCGTGTCGGGCGAGTGATCGCCGCGCACGGCGGGGTGCTCACTCCACCGTCACGCTCTTCGCCAGATTGCGCGGCTTGTCGACATCGGTGCCGCGTGCGCACGCCGTGTGATACGCCAGCAATTGCAGCGGCACCACATGCAGGATCGGCGAGAGCGCGCCGTAGTGTTCCGGCATGCGAATGACGTGCAGGCCTTCGCTGCCGACGATCTTCGTGTCGCTATCGGCCAGCACGTAGAGCACGCCGCCGCGTGCCCGCACTTCCTGCAGGTTGCTCTTGAGCTTTTCGAGCAGCGCATCGTTCGGCGCCACGGTGACGACCGGCATCTCGCTCGTCACCAGCGCCAGCGGCCCGTGCTTGAGCTCGCCGGCCGCGTAGGCCTCGGCGTGGATGTAGGTCACTTCCTTGAGCTTGAGCGCGCCTTCGAGCGCGATCGGGTAGTGCAGGCCACGGCCGAGGAACAGCGCGTTTTCCTTGCGCGCGAAATCTTCCGACCAGCTGATGATCTGCGGCTCCAGCGCGAGCACCGACTGCAGCGCGACCGGCAGGTGCCGCATCTCCTTCAGGTAGCGCGCTTCGTCGGCGTCGCTGAGCCGGCCCTTGGCCTGCGCGAGCGCCAACGTCAGCAAGAACAAGCCGGCCAGCTGCGTCGTGAACGCCTTGGTCGACGCCACGCCGATCTCGACGCCGGCACGCGTGATGTAGGCCAGCTTGCACTCGCGCACCATCGCGCTGGTGGCCACGTTGCAGATGGTCAGCGTCTGCTCCATCCCGAGGCTGCGCGCGTGCTTCAGCGCAGCGAGCGTGTCGGCCGTTTCGCCAGACTGGGTGATGGTGACGACGAGCGTCTTCGGGTCGGGCACCGAATCGCGGTAGCGGTACTCGCTCGCAATCTCGACCTGCGTCGGGATCTTCGCGATGCCTTCGAGCCAGTACTTGGCCGTGCAACCGCTGTAGTAGCTGGTGCCGCACGCAAGGATCAGCACCTTGTCGATTTCGGCGAACACGCGGTGCGCACTGGCGCGGGTCGCGCCGTTGTCATCCACGCCGTCGAACAGTTCCGGCGCGATCCCGAGCACCCCTTCGAGCGTGTCCGCGATGGCGCGCGGCTGCTCGAAGATTTCCTTTTGCATGTAGTGCCGGTACGGCCCGAGTTCAGCGGCGCCGCTGTGCGCCTGCACAGTGCGCACCGTGCGCGTCACGGGCTTGTGCGCGCGGTCGACGATCCAGTACTTGCCCGGCTGCAGGTCGACCACGTCGCCCTCGTCGAGGTACACGATCTGGTCGGTCACGCCGGCCAGCGCCATCGCGTCGCTGGCGAGGAAGTTCTCGCTGCCGTCCTTGCCCACACCCAGGATGAGCGGCGAGCCGGCCCGCGCGCCGATCACGCGGTGCGGTTCGTCGCGGCAGATCACCGCGATCGCGTAGGCGCCATGCAGTTGCAGCACCGCCGCCTTCACGGCTTCGAACAGGTCGCCGTCGTAGAGGCTGTCGATCAGGTGCGCGATGACCTCGGTGTCGGTCTGGCTCTGGAACACATAGCCGCGCGCCTGCAATGCGTCCCGCAGCGCTTCGTGGTTTTCGATGATGCCGTTGTGCACCATCGCGATCCGGGCCGGACGGGTGTTCTCTGCGCCTTCGCCGGTGCCGTGGCTGAAATGCGGATGCGCGTTGTGCACCGCCGGCGCGCCGTGCGTGGCCCAGCGCGTGTGCGCGATGCCGGTGAGGCCTTCGATGTGGTCTTCAGCCACTTGCGTGAGCAGGTCGGCCACGCGCGACGTGGTGCGTGCGCGGGTCAAGCCGCCGGCGTGCACGGCCACGCCGCAGGAGTCGTAGCCGCGGTATTCGAGCCGCTGCAGGCCCTGAACCAGGACCGGGACGATGTTGCGGCTCGAAGCCGCGCCGACGATGCCGCACATGGGATGCCGCCTTGATGAGTGGGTGGAGCAGGAATCTTAGAGAGCTCGCGACAAACAATGCTTCCAAATAGTCGCTCTATTCGATGAAATATTTCTTCAACCTGTTGATTTGAATTTTTATTTCAATTCCAATCGTTTCATGGAATCATTTTCTCTGGATGCAGTCGATCTCAGCTTGCTCGACGCCTTGCAGCGCGACGCCTCGCGAACCAATCAGCAACTGGCGGCCGACACCGGCATTTCTCCGCCGACCTGCCTGCGTCGCTTGCAGCGGCTGCGCGCCGCAGGATTGATCGAACGCCAGATCGCCCTGCTCGCGCCCGACAAACTGGCCTCGCTGCTGGGCCACGGCCTGCAAGCGGTCGTGGAGATCTCGCTCGACCGACAAGACAGCGCGGCGCTCGACGCCTTCGAGCTGCGCGTCAATGCCGACGATGCGGTCCAGCAGTGCTACCGCGTGTCGCCCGGACCCGATTTCGTGCTGATCGTGGTGGCGCACGACATGCCGGGCTACCTGGCGCTCGCGCAGCGGCTCTTCACGGTCGACGCCAACGTGCGCAACGTCAAGACCTTCTTCAGCGTCAAGCGCTCGAAGTTCGCACCCAGCGTGCCGCTCACGCCTTCGGCTTCTTCTGAGGCCGCGACCAGTTGGGGATGTTGACCTGCCGGCCACGCGACACGGTCAGCGAACCCGGTTCGGTCGATTTGGTCACCGTCGAGCCGCCCCCCACCGTGCCACCCGCACCGATGGTGATGGGCGCAACCAGCACGCAGTTGCTGCCGACGTGCACGTCGTCCCCGATGATCGTGCGGTGCTTGTTCGCGCCGTCGTAGTTGGCGGTGATGCTGCCCGCCCCGTAGTTCACCCTCTCGCCCACCGTGGCGTCGCCGAGGTAGGCCAGATGGTTGGCCTTGGCACCGGCCGCCAGGGTCGAGTTCTTGACCTCGACGAAGTTGCCGATGTGCACGTCGGCGCCGAGCCGCGCACCCGGCCGCAGCCGCGCGAACGGCCCGACGAGCGCGCCGGCCCCCACGGTCACACCGGCGCGCTCGCCGTCGATGTGCGTGAAGGGGTGGATCACGGCACCGGTCTCGATGCGCGCATTGGCGATCACGCAGTTGGCGCCGACGCGCACGCCCGCGCCGAGCGACACCGCGCCTTCGAAGACGCAGTTGATGTCGATGTCGACATCGGCCTCGCACACCAGCGTGCCGCGCACGTCGAAACGCGCCGGGTCGGCCAGCCGGACACCCCGCTCCATGAAGGCATGCGCGTGTCGCAGTTGCAGCGCACGCTCCAGCGCGGCGAGCTGCACCGGGCTGTTGATGCCCGCCACCTGCAGCGCGTCGGTGATGACATGCGCGACCACCGGCACGCCGTCGATCGCGGCGAGCTTCACGATGTCGGTCAGGTAGAACTCGCCCTGCGCGTTGCGGTTGTCCAGGCGCGCGAGCCAGTCCTTGAGCAGCTTCGCGGGCACCGCCATCACGCCGCTGTAGACCTCGCGGATGGCGCGCTCGGCGTCGGTCGCGTCCTTGTGCTCGACGATGGCGAGCACCGCGTCGTGGTCGCCCTGTGCGCCCTGCGCATCGCCCCGCACGATGCGTCCGTAGCCGGTCGGGTCGTCGAACGTGATGGTGAGCAGGGCCAGCCGCCGCCCCGCGCTGGCGGCCAGCAGCGCCTGCAGCGTTTCCTCGCCGATGAGCGGCACGTCGCCCGACAGCACGAGCACGATGCCGTCGTCCGGCAGCACCGGCACGGCCTGTTGCACCGCGTGGCCGGTGCCCAGCTGCGGCGTTTGGCGCACGAACTGCAAGTGCACGTCGGCGTTGCTTTTGCCGAGCGCCTCTTCGACCTCGGCCGCGCCGTGCCCGGTGACCACGACCACATGGCGCGCCCGGATGCGCGCGGCCGTGCGGACTACGTGACCGATCAGGGACGTCCCGCCCAAACGGTGCAACACTTTCGGCAGGCTGCTCTTCATGCGCGTGCCCTTGCCGGCCGCCATGATGACCACGTCGACCGGCCCGAGGTTGTTTTGCGAAAGCTGATTCATGCGTCTTTTGTTCCGATTGCGTTGCGCGAGGCTGTCCAGAATTATCGGCGTGCTCACGGTGGGCGCCGCCCTCTCGGCGCTGGCCGCCTGCAGCGCAGTGAAGCTCGCCTACAACAACCTGCCCGACATCGGCTATTGGTGGCTCGACGGCTATGTCGATTTCAACGGCACACAAACGCCGAAGGTGCGTGACGATCTGGCAGCGTTGCTGGCATGGCACCGCCAGACCGAACTTCCGCAGATCGCGCTGTTGCTGCAAAAAGCGCAGGGGATGGCGCCGGACAACGTCACTGCGGCGCAGGACTGCGCTTTCACCGACGACATCCGCACGCGTTTGTTGGCCGTGACGAACCAGGCGGAAACCGCCGGCGCCGAACTGGCCGTGAGTCTCGACGAGGCGCAACTTCAGCAACTCGAACGCAAATACGAAAAGAACAACGCCGACTACGCCAGCGACTGGCTCAAGCTCACGCCCGCGAAGCAGCAGCAAAAGCGCTACGACCAGTTCCTCGACCGCAACGAGGATTTCTATGGCCGGCTCGACGCCGACCAGCGGGCGCTGTTGCGCAAGCTCACCGCGCAGTCGATGTTCGATGCCAGGCGCCTCGACGCGGAACGCCGCAAGCGTCAGCAGGAAGCCCTCGCGCTGCTGCGCCGCTTTGTCGCCGAACGCACGCCGGCCACCGAGGCGCGGCTGGCGCTGCACGCGTACATCCAGCGCATCGCCGAACCGCCGGCCGGGCCGTGGCGCGACTACCAGAACACGCTGCTGCAAGAAGGTTGCCTTTACGTCGCGACGCTGCACAACGCGACCACGCCCGCGCAGCGGCAGAAAGCTGTCGAGCGGCTGCGCGCCTACGAAGCCGATGTGCGCGACCTGATGGGCGCGCGGCCCTAGATCAGCGGCGTTGGCTGCATCGGGCGCTCGAAGTAGTCGCCCAGGGTTTCGAGTGCGAGCGGATCGAGGATGCGCAGCCAGCCGCTGTCGAGCTTGTGCAGGCCCATCTGCTGGAGCTTGCGCAAGGTCTTGTTGGTGTGGACCAGCGACAGCCCCAGCGCATCGGCGATGTGCTGCTGGTTGAACGGGAACTCGACCCAGCCGTCACGCTCCAGCCCAACGTGTTGCGCACGGCGAAAAAGGTGCATGAGCAGCATGGCGACGCGTTCGGTCGCGTTGCGCCGGCCGGCGGTGACCAGGTTGTCGTCTACCATTTTTTCCTGCCGCGCGGTGAGCCAGGTGATGTCGTAGCCGATCCGCGGCTGGGTATGGAACATGTCCCAGAGCCTCTCGCGCGAAAAGGCGCACAAAGTGACGCCGGTGGCGGCTTCCACGCCGTGGGTCTGGCCCTCGGCGAACTCGTCCTGCAACCCGATGAAGTCGCCGGGCACGAGGAAGTTCAGGATCTGGCGGCGGCCGTCGCTCAGGGTCTTATAGCGAAAGGCCCAGCCCGAATACAGCGTGTAGAGCTGGCGGCCGGGGTGGTGCTCGTCGATCACCGGTCGACCGGGGTCGACCACGCGGATGCCGTCGCGAAATTCCTCGATCGACCGCAGCTCCTTTTCGGGCATCGGCAGGAACGCCGGATTGCGGCGCAGTCCGCACACCTCGCAGGGATGCGCGCAGCGTGGCGGCGAGACGGGTGCGGGATGGTCTTCGAATTTCACGCGCCTACTATATATAGGCCTGCCTGTGTCTTTTCACATTTCGGGAATTTGCCTGTGCTTCTAGACTCCCGCCTCCTTCACACTGCAACGCATGACTGAGCTCCACGAAATTCTCTATTTCAGCACCTTGGCGCCAGGGCAAAAACCCACCGTCGTGGGCCAGATCGTCAGTCAGGCGCGCGCAAGGAACGCAGGGCACGACGTCACCGGACTGCTGGTGTTCGACGGCCAGTACTTCTGCCAGCACATTGAAGGCCCCCGAGACCAGCTCTCGCGCCTCATGGACCGCATCGGGCACGACGCGCGTCATTGCGACATCCGGGTCGTTTACGAGGGCGCGCTGGCCGAACGGCGCTACCAGCGCTTCGACATGGGTTTTGCCGATGTCGAAGGGCCAACCGGCGTTGCGGACCTCCATCGGTTGGACGGTGCCGCCGCGCTGGAGCACTTTCTGGCGCGCCGGCCGCACTTCGACGTCAGCGGCTGACCAGGGTCGCGGCTTCGTCCCAGGTGTAGGTCGCGCCGAAGCTGTCCCATGGTTCCATCACGAGGCGTTGGCCGGCGGCCACCATCAGCGACTCACCCGGTGCCAGCACGACGTCTTCGCTGCCCCAGCGATCGGTCGCATCCTGCGTGACCCACACCCGGCCCTGGCGCACGCGCAGCACGCTGGGCTGCGTTGCCCTGAGCGTGGCGGCCTGGCCGGCCAGCAACTGCCATGCACCGCGACGCACGGCCGGCGGGACCGCAGCAGCCTTGGCGGGCAGCGACAGGGACGACGGGATCGAGGACGAGGTGCAAACAGCGGACATGGTGTTCTCCTGAACAGGTTGCCGAAGCGCCTTGACATCAATAGCGCGATTCGGGAATGAATGATCGGCGGTCGCCGGTTGGCGGTCCAATGAAAACGCGGTAGCCTATTGATTCCGCTTTCGCATCAATCGACATGCAGCACTCCCAGACCCACTTGCGCTCCCGGCCGATTTCGGCAGGCCATTTGCGTGCCTTCGAGGCGGTGGCGCGGCACCTGAACTTCCGTGCGGCCGCCGAGGAAATGGCGCTGACCCAGTCGGCGGTGAGCCGGCAGATCCAGTCGCTCGAAGAAGAAGTGGGCGTGCCGCTGTTCCTGCGCCACACCCGGGCCGTGGAGCTCACCGGAGCCGGCGCGCAGCTTCTGCTGGCGGTGCAGCAGTCGCTGCCACGCATCGACGGTGCCGTGCGGCAGATTCGCCAGAGCGCGGGGCGCAAGAGCGTGTCGCTCACCACCTTTGCGTCGTTCGCCTCGATGTGGCTGATCCCGCGGCTGGAGGCCTTCCAGCGCGACAACCCCGACATCGACATCCGCATCGACGCCAGCGACACCGCGGTCGACCTCGACGTGGCCGACGTCGACATCGCGCTGCGTTACGGCCCACGCGAGAGCATGCCGGCCGGCGCCGCGCGGCTGTTTGGCGAAAACCTCACGCCGGTGGCGAGCCCGTGGCTCATCAAGAGCAGCCCGCCGATCAAGGTGCCGGCCGACATCGCCCGCTTCACGCTGATCGAGGCCGGCGATGCCCACCGCACGCACCTGGAATGGCTGACCTGGCGGCGCTGGTTCGAAGACAACAAGCTGGAGCGCGCACAACCCAAGCGCTGGCTCTACTTCAACTACGCCTACCAGATGGTGCAGGCCGCCCTCACCGGCCAGGGCGTGGTGCTGGCGCGCAGTTCGCTCATCGCGGAAAGCCTGGCCAACGGCGATTTGATCGAGGTGCTGCCGCACCACCGGATGGATTCGCCGATGGCCTACTGGCTGATCGTCGGCCCGCGCAACGCCTTGCGACCGGAGATCAAGGCTTTCTGCGACTGGCTCGAAGCGCAGGCCGCGACCACGCGCGAAACGATCGGTGAAGTGGCCGACGGGGACACGGTGGAGGACACCGACTGAGCGGCCTCAGCCGATCGGCCAAACCACGCCGTTGTCATTCAGGATCGCATCCAGCGGCACGTCATGTGCCTCGGGCTCCAGGTCGTCCAGGTAGCCCTGCGTGAAGCCGAGACCGACCGTGAAGGGCCGCGGCTGCAGCGTCGCGAGCGTGCGGTCGTAGAAGCCGCCGCCGTAGCCCAGGCGATAGCCGCCGGCGCTGTAGCCGAGGCACGGCACGAACAGCAGGGTCGGCACGATGAGCTCGGTGTCCTTCGGCTTCGGGATGTCGTAGGCGTCGTTCTCCATCGGGCAGCCGGGATACCAGGAGTGGAAGGTCAGCGTCTTGTGCACGCGGTCGACCACCGGCAGGCCGATGCGGCGGCGGTGCGGCTCGTCGAGCAGTTCGCCGTCTTCCTTCCAGCGGTGCAGCGCGGGCAACGGATCGAACTCGCCCTTGATCGGCCAGTAGGCGCCGATCACGGTATCGGGACGGCCCACCAGCCAGATCCGCATGACGCGCTGCAACAGGTCTGCGCGCGACTGTCGATCGGGCAGCGCCAGGCGCTGCTCGATGAGCGCGGCACGCAACTGCCCTTTGAGAAAAGCTGCCGTTTCCGACCGGGTTTGGCCCGGGTCTTCCGCGTTTTCACCGTGTGCTTTGTCCATAATCCCAAGATGAAGTTTCGAAGCATTCTGGCACCCCTCGTCCTCTCGGCCACGGCCTTCACGCAACCCACCCTGGCACAGACTGGCGGCGACGATGTCGTGGTGCAGATGAAGCAGGCATTCCAGCGCGGCGACAAGGGGCGCCTGACCGCCCTGCTGCCCCAGGCCCGGGGCAGCACGCTCGAACCCTGGGCAGCGTACTGGGAGCTCAAGGCCCGCCTGCAGGAAGCGAGCCCCGCCGAAGTGCAGGACTTTCTCGCCCGCTATGCCGGCACCTACCAGGAAGACCGCCTGCGCAACGACTGGCTGCTGCTGCTCGGCCAGCGCCGCGACTGGGACAACTTCGCCGCGCAGCACACCGCCTACCGCATGGGCGACGACCCGCAGGTGCGCTGCTACGCGGTGCTGGTCGACACGCTCAAGTCGGGCACGCCCAGTGCTGCCCAGGCGGACGCGGTGCGCCGCACCTGGTTCGCGCAGCGCGACGCCGACGATGGCTGCCTCACCGCCGCCGACCGCATGATTTCCACGCGAATGATGTCGCCCAACGACGCCTGGAAAAAGGCGCGCCTCGCGATGGAAGCCAACCGCCCGCAGACCGCACGCGCCGCCGTCGGCCTCGCCTCACCCGATGCGCTGCCGATCTTCGAAGAAATCAACGCGAGCGCGACGAAGTTCCTGCTGACGCGCGGCCCGGTCGTCGCCAACTCGCGCCGCGAACTCGTGGTGCTGGCGCTCATCAAGATCGCGATGGCCGACCCCGAACAGGCCGCCGCGCAGATGGACGCCAAGTGGGGCGTCATGCTCGCGGCCGAGGAGCGCAACTGGGTCTGGGGCACGATCGGCCGGCAGGCCGCCTCCAAGCTCTCGCCGGCCGCCAACAGCTACTACGCGAACGTCACGAAGGTCAGCGACCTGTCCGACGACATGCTGGGCTGGAAGGTGCGCGCAGCCTTGCGCGCCGGGCAATGGAAAGACGTGCAACAAGCCGTGTCGGCCATGAGCGAAGAGTCGCAGCTCGACCCGGCCTGGGTCTACTGGAAAGCCCGCGCGCTGGCGGCGCAGGGTGGCGAACAGCGCCGCACAGAGGCGCGCACGCTGTACGAAACCATCGCGGGCACACGCGGTTTCTATGAGCTGCTTGCCCTCGAAGAGCTCGGCCAGCGCGCCGTCGTGCCGACGCGCCCCGACCCGCTCACCGCCCAGGAAAAAGCCACTGCGCGGAGCAATCCGAGCTTGACGCGCGGGCTTTATGCGATCGCGATCGGCCTGCGCTCCGAAGGCACCCGCGAGTGGAACTACGCCACCAACCTGCACGACAAGGGCGGCATGGACGACCGCGCCCTGCTCGCCGCGGCCGACCTCGCCTGCCAGCGCGAGGTGTGGGACCGCTGCATCAACACCAGCGAACGCACCAAGGGCGTGATCGATGCCGAGCAGCGCTTCCCGATGCCGTTCCACGACACCGTGCTGCGCAAGAGCCAGGACATCGGCCTCGATCCGGCGTACGTGTACGGCCTCATCCGGCAGGAAAGCCGTTTCATCATGGATGCGCGTTCGGGCGTGGGCGCCTCGGGCCTCATGCAGGTGATGCCCGCGACCGCCAAGTGGACCGCCAACAAGATCGGCCTGCCCTACTCGGCCGGCATGATCGCCGACCGCGAGACCAACATCACGATCGGCACCAACTACCTGAAGCTCGCGCTCGACGACTTCGACGGCTCGATGGCACTCGCCGCCGCGGCCTACAACGCCGGGCCCGGGCGACCGCGCAGCTGGCGCAACGGCCCGGTCATGGACGCGGCGATCTGGGCCGAAAACGTCCCGTTCGCCGAGACGCGCGACTACGTGAAGAAGGTGCTCGCCAACACCACCAACTACGCGGCGCTGATCAGCGGCCAGCCGCAGTCGCTCAAGGCGCGCCTCGGCCGCGTCGGGCCGCGCAACAGCGCCGAGCCCGAGCCCAACAAGGACCTGCCCTGAACAAGATCCTGGGCACCCTGCGCGCCAGCCTGCCCAA
Proteins encoded:
- a CDS encoding Crp/Fnr family transcriptional regulator, which encodes MKFEDHPAPVSPPRCAHPCEVCGLRRNPAFLPMPEKELRSIEEFRDGIRVVDPGRPVIDEHHPGRQLYTLYSGWAFRYKTLSDGRRQILNFLVPGDFIGLQDEFAEGQTHGVEAATGVTLCAFSRERLWDMFHTQPRIGYDITWLTARQEKMVDDNLVTAGRRNATERVAMLLMHLFRRAQHVGLERDGWVEFPFNQQHIADALGLSLVHTNKTLRKLQQMGLHKLDSGWLRILDPLALETLGDYFERPMQPTPLI
- a CDS encoding BLUF domain-containing protein → MTELHEILYFSTLAPGQKPTVVGQIVSQARARNAGHDVTGLLVFDGQYFCQHIEGPRDQLSRLMDRIGHDARHCDIRVVYEGALAERRYQRFDMGFADVEGPTGVADLHRLDGAAALEHFLARRPHFDVSG
- a CDS encoding DUF2917 domain-containing protein; amino-acid sequence: MSAVCTSSSIPSSLSLPAKAAAVPPAVRRGAWQLLAGQAATLRATQPSVLRVRQGRVWVTQDATDRWGSEDVVLAPGESLMVAAGQRLVMEPWDSFGATYTWDEAATLVSR
- a CDS encoding LysR substrate-binding domain-containing protein, which translates into the protein MQHSQTHLRSRPISAGHLRAFEAVARHLNFRAAAEEMALTQSAVSRQIQSLEEEVGVPLFLRHTRAVELTGAGAQLLLAVQQSLPRIDGAVRQIRQSAGRKSVSLTTFASFASMWLIPRLEAFQRDNPDIDIRIDASDTAVDLDVADVDIALRYGPRESMPAGAARLFGENLTPVASPWLIKSSPPIKVPADIARFTLIEAGDAHRTHLEWLTWRRWFEDNKLERAQPKRWLYFNYAYQMVQAALTGQGVVLARSSLIAESLANGDLIEVLPHHRMDSPMAYWLIVGPRNALRPEIKAFCDWLEAQAATTRETIGEVADGDTVEDTD
- a CDS encoding 5-formyltetrahydrofolate cyclo-ligase, whose translation is MDKAHGENAEDPGQTRSETAAFLKGQLRAALIEQRLALPDRQSRADLLQRVMRIWLVGRPDTVIGAYWPIKGEFDPLPALHRWKEDGELLDEPHRRRIGLPVVDRVHKTLTFHSWYPGCPMENDAYDIPKPKDTELIVPTLLFVPCLGYSAGGYRLGYGGGFYDRTLATLQPRPFTVGLGFTQGYLDDLEPEAHDVPLDAILNDNGVVWPIG
- a CDS encoding lytic transglycosylase domain-containing protein gives rise to the protein MKFRSILAPLVLSATAFTQPTLAQTGGDDVVVQMKQAFQRGDKGRLTALLPQARGSTLEPWAAYWELKARLQEASPAEVQDFLARYAGTYQEDRLRNDWLLLLGQRRDWDNFAAQHTAYRMGDDPQVRCYAVLVDTLKSGTPSAAQADAVRRTWFAQRDADDGCLTAADRMISTRMMSPNDAWKKARLAMEANRPQTARAAVGLASPDALPIFEEINASATKFLLTRGPVVANSRRELVVLALIKIAMADPEQAAAQMDAKWGVMLAAEERNWVWGTIGRQAASKLSPAANSYYANVTKVSDLSDDMLGWKVRAALRAGQWKDVQQAVSAMSEESQLDPAWVYWKARALAAQGGEQRRTEARTLYETIAGTRGFYELLALEELGQRAVVPTRPDPLTAQEKATARSNPSLTRGLYAIAIGLRSEGTREWNYATNLHDKGGMDDRALLAAADLACQREVWDRCINTSERTKGVIDAEQRFPMPFHDTVLRKSQDIGLDPAYVYGLIRQESRFIMDARSGVGASGLMQVMPATAKWTANKIGLPYSAGMIADRETNITIGTNYLKLALDDFDGSMALAAAAYNAGPGRPRSWRNGPVMDAAIWAENVPFAETRDYVKKVLANTTNYAALISGQPQSLKARLGRVGPRNSAEPEPNKDLP